In Arsenophonus sp. aPb, one DNA window encodes the following:
- the motB gene encoding flagellar motor protein MotB — protein sequence MKTAKSTIIIKKKRRKKSNHYHGGSWKIAYADFMTAMMAFFLVMWILSISSPQELIRIADYFRTPLKVSLNNGPKSGDATNIIPGGGKDITYREGDTLPKEPNQLPETEQDRFKKLQQDLELLIMNDPRLQDLKPNLLIDLMDEGLQIQIIDGENRPMFASGSAVIDKNMQKILHVLAPVLNDYPNKISLAGHTDSTAYAKGGYGYSNWELSADRANSSRRTLISGGLDEHKIMRVVGMASTVPLENNPAAAANRRISILVLNKESEAAIIHENQRPQPTKEIGEQNSEQVESSLTPSLAPTAVLPTDHSEVILAQPKDK from the coding sequence ATGAAAACAGCAAAATCGACCATCATTATCAAGAAAAAACGGCGTAAGAAATCCAATCATTACCACGGAGGCTCCTGGAAAATTGCTTATGCGGATTTTATGACAGCCATGATGGCTTTCTTTTTAGTTATGTGGATTTTATCTATTTCCAGCCCGCAAGAGTTAATTCGTATTGCTGATTATTTTCGTACACCGCTTAAGGTTTCATTAAATAATGGCCCTAAGAGTGGTGATGCGACAAATATTATACCGGGTGGCGGAAAAGACATTACCTATCGTGAGGGTGATACGTTACCTAAAGAGCCCAACCAACTGCCAGAGACTGAACAAGATCGCTTTAAAAAATTACAACAGGATCTTGAATTATTAATTATGAATGATCCTCGCTTACAGGATCTAAAACCTAATTTGTTAATTGATTTAATGGATGAAGGATTGCAGATACAAATAATTGATGGCGAAAATCGGCCTATGTTTGCTAGCGGCAGTGCGGTAATTGATAAAAATATGCAAAAAATCCTGCATGTGTTGGCACCGGTATTAAATGATTATCCCAATAAAATTAGTCTGGCTGGTCATACCGATAGTACAGCTTATGCCAAAGGCGGCTATGGTTACAGCAACTGGGAATTGTCGGCAGATCGGGCAAACTCTTCGCGCCGGACATTAATTAGTGGTGGTCTGGATGAACATAAAATCATGCGTGTTGTTGGTATGGCTTCAACGGTGCCATTAGAAAATAATCCTGCAGCTGCAGCTAATCGACGAATTAGTATTTTGGTGTTAAACAAAGAGAGTGAAGCCGCGATTATTCACGAAAATCAGCGGCCTCAGCCGACAAAAGAGATTGGCGAACAAAATAGCGAACAGGTAGAGAGTTCGTTAACACCTTCTTTAGCACCAACAGCAGTATTACCTACCGACCATAGCGAAGTGATATTGGCTCAACCAAAGGATAAATAG
- the cheA gene encoding chemotaxis protein CheA, whose protein sequence is MELGAFYQVFFDETEELLDEMEQKLLHLNIDTPDREALNAIFRCAHSVKGGAATFGFSQLQKTTHILENVLDGLRSQTILLTADILQALLNAKDILLAQLNAYRNEQLPDEYLSSQVEALFYTVIPTSDKPVVEAVTAKTAAETYFSIKLVDLKPHEVTLLLDELNILGTVIEHQIEQTTLTALLQTTESQQDITAVLCFLLDEQQIHFSIANSIAEQDSQHSQLIDENKQLTTVDKTAAKTIAAIESNRSFTPSEASTIRVAVEKVDQLINLVGELIITQSMLMQHSQQLDDRHNPLHDCLNQLARNSRDLQLSVMSIRMMPMDYVFNRFPRLVHDLAIKLNKKVSLTLKGKTTELDKGLIEKIIDPLTHLIRNSLDHGIELPEVRRQRGKAEEGQLMISAEHQGGNICITVSDDGNGLNREKILQKAQSIGLEISDQMSDQDIAMLIFAPGFSTAESVTDVSGRGVGMDIVKQNIHEMGGQITLTFQAEKGTTTRIFLPLTLAILEAMSVQVSDEIFILPLNAVVSVLQPKAEQIFILGNNEKLLLVWDEYIPLIELYQVLDISQGKKTINEGIVVIVQYAGKKYALFVDSLLGQQQVVVKNIETNFKPIKGITSATIMGDGSVALILDIKELYQLAYLKRQ, encoded by the coding sequence ATGGAGCTAGGTGCGTTTTATCAAGTATTTTTCGATGAGACAGAAGAACTATTAGATGAGATGGAGCAAAAATTGCTCCATCTTAATATTGATACTCCTGATAGGGAGGCGCTTAATGCTATTTTTCGTTGTGCACATTCTGTTAAAGGTGGTGCTGCGACATTTGGCTTTAGTCAATTACAAAAAACCACTCATATATTGGAAAATGTGTTAGATGGGCTACGAAGCCAAACGATATTGTTAACGGCCGACATTCTTCAGGCATTATTAAATGCTAAAGATATTTTATTAGCGCAGCTTAATGCTTATCGCAATGAACAATTACCTGATGAATATTTATCTAGTCAAGTTGAAGCACTGTTTTATACGGTGATACCAACCAGTGATAAACCTGTAGTAGAGGCGGTCACAGCTAAAACGGCCGCGGAAACTTATTTTAGTATCAAATTAGTTGATCTTAAGCCACATGAAGTAACATTACTCCTCGATGAATTAAATATCTTAGGTACGGTGATTGAGCATCAAATTGAGCAAACTACATTAACCGCTTTACTACAGACCACTGAGTCTCAACAGGATATTACAGCTGTACTGTGTTTTCTACTTGATGAGCAACAGATCCATTTTTCCATAGCAAATTCAATTGCAGAACAAGATAGTCAGCATAGTCAGTTAATCGATGAAAATAAGCAACTAACTACAGTAGATAAAACAGCCGCGAAAACTATCGCTGCTATAGAGTCAAATCGATCTTTTACCCCCTCAGAGGCATCAACCATTCGCGTCGCGGTAGAGAAAGTTGATCAACTTATTAATTTAGTTGGTGAATTGATTATTACCCAATCTATGTTGATGCAACATAGCCAGCAATTAGATGATCGTCATAATCCATTACATGATTGTCTTAATCAATTAGCTAGGAATTCGCGTGATTTACAGCTTTCAGTGATGTCAATTCGTATGATGCCTATGGATTATGTCTTTAACCGATTTCCACGCTTGGTCCACGATTTAGCAATAAAACTTAATAAAAAAGTTTCATTAACCCTTAAAGGCAAAACGACTGAATTAGACAAAGGGTTAATTGAAAAGATTATTGATCCACTTACCCATTTGATACGTAATAGCCTTGATCATGGGATTGAATTACCCGAAGTTAGACGGCAAAGGGGAAAAGCAGAAGAGGGTCAATTAATGATTTCTGCTGAGCATCAAGGTGGCAATATCTGTATTACCGTTAGTGATGATGGCAATGGATTAAATAGAGAAAAAATTTTACAAAAAGCCCAAAGTATTGGTTTAGAAATATCCGATCAAATGAGCGATCAAGATATTGCGATGCTAATTTTTGCCCCGGGGTTCAGTACGGCGGAAAGCGTGACCGACGTTTCCGGTCGGGGCGTCGGCATGGATATTGTAAAACAGAATATTCACGAAATGGGTGGCCAAATTACATTAACTTTTCAGGCAGAAAAAGGGACTACCACCCGTATTTTTTTGCCATTAACCTTGGCTATTTTAGAGGCCATGTCTGTTCAGGTGAGTGATGAAATTTTTATTTTGCCGCTTAACGCAGTCGTCAGTGTTTTACAACCCAAAGCCGAACAAATTTTTATTTTAGGTAACAATGAAAAATTACTGTTAGTTTGGGATGAATATATTCCGCTGATTGAACTCTATCAAGTGCTGGATATTTCGCAAGGGAAAAAAACGATAAATGAAGGCATTGTCGTCATAGTTCAATATGCAGGTAAAAAATACGCTTTATTTGTTGATAGTTTATTAGGTCAGCAGCAGGTAGTGGTAAAAAATATAGAAACAAATTTCAAACCGATTAAAGGGATCACGTCTGCCACAATTATGGGCGATGGGAGTGTAGCATTAATTCTTGATATTAAAGAACTCTATCAATTGGCTTATTTAAAAAGGCAATAA
- a CDS encoding chemotaxis protein CheW — translation MKQEGFSNIKTERQGTGYLIFTLGEEEYGIDILKVQEICGYHHVTRIANMPDFIKGITHLRGVIIPIIDLRIKFSQSDVIYDNSTVVIIVMLSQRIIGIVVDAVSDVLTLMPEQICPPPEISTILSAEYLMGLGMLEERMLILVNIEKLLNSQEMALIQDIDD, via the coding sequence ATGAAACAAGAGGGATTTAGCAATATTAAAACCGAACGACAAGGAACAGGTTATTTAATTTTCACTTTAGGTGAAGAGGAATATGGTATTGATATTCTAAAAGTGCAGGAAATTTGTGGTTACCATCATGTTACTCGCATTGCTAATATGCCTGATTTTATCAAAGGGATCACCCACTTGCGTGGAGTCATTATTCCTATAATTGATTTAAGAATTAAGTTTTCCCAGTCTGACGTAATATATGATAATAGTACGGTTGTTATTATAGTCATGTTATCACAAAGAATTATTGGTATTGTTGTTGATGCGGTTTCTGATGTATTAACGCTAATGCCAGAACAAATTTGTCCACCACCTGAAATATCAACAATTTTATCTGCTGAATATCTTATGGGCTTAGGAATGTTAGAAGAACGGATGTTGATTTTGGTGAATATTGAAAAATTACTTAATAGTCAAGAAATGGCATTAATTCAAGATATCGATGATTAA
- a CDS encoding methyl-accepting chemotaxis protein, which produces MLNRMKIITGLIITLLLFGILQLASGAFFFFDLKDQKEEIALLAQMRNQRILLNEGWVHLLKARIQLNRAGVSYLLTKKKVPIDEPVGQIIEAARLNLVKAREYFDKYQRTAKLSLHDPKILADLSKNYTRYMESLHSLIFLLENDQIKDFSDQPTSIYQQEFSQALDHYLNESLVVYDEIIGHSEVSYRYSVYTLFVVLSALILLLILCWFGIHRLLIHPLNSLLMNIKAFSAGDLSSHIAITGNNEMGRLAAGLKHMQYELIQMVKSVSGSADKIYARTSEIATGNSDLSTRSEQQVAALEETAASMEELTITVKQNAEHATEANKLADSASEIAWEGGQVVANVVDTMKSISESAQKIADITSVIDGIAFQTNILALNAAVEAARAGEHGRGFAVVAEEVRNLAQRSANAAKEIKGLIENSVSRTLSGAKLAEEAGETMGKIVESIVSVTEIMGEIASASDEQSKGINQVSIAINEMDHVLQHNASLVEQSGAATAELEIQTKILTDLVSVFKLPQEDTDEPYHQSSENLAKGVTAVETIDDKKKVTNDDNWTAF; this is translated from the coding sequence ATGCTAAATAGAATGAAAATTATTACAGGTTTAATCATCACATTACTTCTGTTTGGCATATTACAATTGGCATCAGGGGCATTTTTTTTCTTTGATTTAAAAGATCAAAAAGAGGAAATAGCCTTATTAGCCCAAATGCGTAACCAGCGAATATTACTTAATGAAGGCTGGGTTCATCTGCTAAAGGCCAGGATCCAACTCAATCGAGCCGGTGTTAGTTATTTATTAACCAAGAAAAAGGTACCGATAGATGAACCAGTTGGCCAAATTATTGAAGCTGCGCGCTTGAATTTAGTCAAAGCAAGAGAATATTTCGATAAATATCAACGTACCGCTAAATTATCTTTGCATGATCCGAAGATCCTCGCTGATTTATCAAAAAATTATACCCGCTATATGGAGTCATTACATTCACTAATTTTTTTATTAGAAAATGATCAAATAAAAGATTTTTCAGATCAACCAACATCAATTTATCAACAAGAATTTTCGCAAGCACTGGATCACTATCTTAACGAAAGTCTAGTGGTGTATGATGAAATTATTGGTCACTCAGAAGTATCATATCGTTATTCTGTTTATACCCTATTCGTTGTCTTGTCAGCGTTGATCCTATTGCTGATCCTCTGTTGGTTTGGTATCCATCGTTTATTGATTCATCCGTTAAATTCATTACTAATGAATATTAAAGCTTTCTCGGCAGGTGATCTCTCATCGCATATTGCTATTACTGGCAACAATGAAATGGGGAGATTGGCGGCAGGACTAAAACATATGCAATATGAATTGATCCAAATGGTCAAAAGTGTTTCAGGCTCTGCCGACAAAATTTATGCACGCACCAGTGAAATTGCAACAGGTAATAGTGATCTTTCCACTCGTTCAGAGCAGCAGGTTGCCGCTCTAGAAGAGACAGCCGCCAGTATGGAGGAGTTAACGATTACCGTTAAGCAGAATGCTGAACATGCTACTGAGGCAAATAAATTGGCTGATTCAGCCTCAGAAATTGCCTGGGAAGGGGGGCAAGTTGTCGCAAATGTCGTTGACACCATGAAAAGTATTTCTGAAAGTGCGCAAAAAATCGCTGATATTACCAGTGTAATTGATGGCATTGCTTTTCAAACCAATATATTAGCCCTTAATGCGGCGGTTGAAGCCGCCCGCGCTGGCGAACATGGCCGTGGTTTTGCGGTCGTGGCCGAGGAGGTTCGTAATCTTGCCCAACGTAGTGCTAATGCAGCCAAAGAAATTAAAGGCTTAATTGAAAATTCAGTTAGTCGTACGTTAAGCGGCGCAAAACTGGCGGAAGAAGCTGGCGAAACAATGGGCAAAATTGTTGAGTCTATAGTTAGTGTGACAGAAATCATGGGTGAAATTGCCTCCGCCTCCGATGAGCAAAGTAAGGGTATTAATCAGGTCAGTATTGCTATCAACGAAATGGATCATGTACTACAACATAATGCTTCATTGGTTGAACAGTCTGGTGCGGCGACGGCGGAATTAGAGATCCAGACTAAAATCTTAACTGATCTGGTTTCGGTATTTAAATTACCCCAAGAGGATACTGATGAGCCATATCATCAATCAAGTGAAAATCTCGCTAAGGGTGTGACGGCGGTAGAAACGATTGATGATAAGAAAAAAGTAACCAATGATGATAATTGGACAGCATTTTAA
- a CDS encoding methyl-accepting chemotaxis protein has translation MKLTLRVSTRLHLLLLFFCTIQFVTGGTAINIFHQQQSHFEHLDIKIDKLEALTLSWNHLLKARSTLNRLTLRMQTDYPADKLAILSSRIDNQLAETEKYFHQFSQLSQQYYQEKSRKITADIERDYQALNHALHMIKKLLDKREIKQALQVPSEGHLLRFENSYFTYIKHINSEVGEAAKYSRDSSQFSLIMSIITLITVFIACLLTHFNLQKKLITRFKMMKNCFIDIANGYLDKPLIENEQDELGKIFTKFAEMREAIITSVAAVRFNTREMQTGMQAVKTGNIALAKHTQQQGVNLEQTAAGIEQFTIIVQQNAHHAQQANELAISAEKTATKSGRLTGKVVDTMTSITQSSQKIAAIISVIDGIAFQTNILALNAAVEAARAGEQGRGFSVVATEVRELAQRSAEAAKEIKSLIDESVECVTMGAELVNHAGSTINELVISVKQVTKLMQEIAAATKEQNQGIQQVAISIEQMEQMTQQNATLVEQSCHVVETLEIQTETLINIVSKFKLPQRCFNHLTVKMNLLQADNK, from the coding sequence ATGAAATTAACACTCAGGGTATCTACCCGTCTTCACTTATTACTACTTTTTTTTTGTACTATACAATTTGTGACAGGGGGAACTGCGATCAATATCTTTCATCAGCAGCAATCTCACTTTGAACATTTAGATATCAAGATAGATAAATTAGAGGCTTTGACCTTAAGTTGGAATCATTTACTTAAAGCACGCAGTACCCTCAATCGATTGACGTTGCGGATGCAAACAGATTACCCAGCCGATAAATTGGCCATATTAAGTAGCCGAATTGATAACCAATTAGCCGAGACAGAAAAATATTTTCACCAGTTTAGTCAGTTGTCTCAGCAATATTATCAAGAAAAAAGCCGGAAAATTACCGCTGATATTGAACGCGATTATCAGGCTCTGAACCATGCACTTCATATGATAAAGAAATTATTAGATAAACGAGAGATTAAACAGGCTTTACAAGTACCGAGTGAAGGGCATCTCTTAAGGTTTGAAAATAGTTATTTTACTTATATCAAACATATCAATAGTGAAGTTGGTGAGGCAGCGAAATATAGTCGAGATTCAAGTCAGTTTTCCTTGATTATGTCGATTATTACCCTGATTACGGTTTTTATCGCTTGTCTATTGACCCATTTTAATTTGCAAAAAAAATTAATAACCCGTTTTAAAATGATGAAAAATTGTTTTATCGATATTGCTAATGGTTATTTAGACAAACCGCTAATTGAAAATGAGCAAGATGAATTGGGTAAAATTTTTACTAAGTTTGCAGAAATGCGAGAAGCGATTATTACCTCAGTTGCGGCAGTAAGGTTCAATACCCGCGAAATGCAAACAGGTATGCAAGCGGTGAAAACGGGTAATATAGCCCTGGCAAAACATACTCAACAGCAAGGGGTTAACTTAGAACAGACCGCTGCTGGCATAGAGCAGTTTACCATCATTGTTCAACAAAACGCCCATCATGCCCAACAAGCTAATGAACTGGCAATTTCAGCCGAAAAAACAGCCACTAAAAGTGGAAGATTGACGGGTAAAGTGGTGGATACGATGACCAGTATTACCCAAAGTTCGCAAAAAATTGCTGCGATTATTAGCGTAATCGATGGAATTGCTTTTCAAACTAATATATTAGCCTTAAATGCAGCAGTAGAGGCTGCCAGAGCGGGTGAACAAGGGCGAGGTTTTTCTGTGGTCGCTACTGAGGTCAGGGAATTAGCGCAACGCAGTGCTGAAGCGGCGAAAGAGATAAAAAGCCTAATAGATGAATCTGTCGAGTGTGTCACTATGGGGGCTGAATTGGTCAATCATGCGGGTAGTACCATCAACGAATTAGTCATTTCTGTTAAACAGGTTACCAAGCTTATGCAAGAAATTGCCGCGGCAACCAAAGAGCAAAATCAGGGGATCCAGCAGGTAGCGATTAGCATAGAACAAATGGAACAGATGACCCAACAAAATGCCACCTTAGTAGAGCAATCATGTCATGTTGTTGAGACATTAGAGATACAAACGGAAACCCTGATAAATATCGTGTCAAAATTTAAGTTGCCACAACGTTGTTTTAATCATTTAACCGTTAAAATGAACTTATTACAGGCAGATAATAAATGA
- a CDS encoding CheR family methyltransferase: protein MKLMPGDCHQQQWQLSDKAFKQICDLIYQKTGIVLLKQKKMMVYNRLLKRLKILQLTCFEQYVTLLMQHKQGTEWQYFINALTTNLTAFFREAHHFDVVAQHAKANRQDVYRVWCTAVSTGEEAYSVAMVLNSIKTDHIFRKEIVASDINNQVLQIAQQGIYAEEVITAIPAQLRKSFLLKGQGDNQGYVRIHEELRKQIQFQQINLKDKYWPIEGQFDVIFCRNVMIYFESKMQQELLDRFLPLLKKDGLLVIGHSENICQPNSHYQLVERSIYQLKNQKIQRWKK, encoded by the coding sequence ATGAAATTAATGCCTGGTGATTGTCATCAGCAGCAATGGCAATTAAGTGATAAAGCGTTTAAACAGATTTGTGACCTTATTTACCAAAAAACTGGCATTGTTTTGCTAAAGCAAAAAAAAATGATGGTTTACAATAGATTGCTTAAGAGATTGAAAATCTTGCAATTAACCTGCTTTGAGCAATATGTCACTTTACTGATGCAGCATAAGCAAGGTACTGAATGGCAATACTTTATCAATGCATTAACTACCAATTTGACCGCCTTTTTTCGTGAAGCGCACCATTTTGATGTGGTAGCGCAACATGCTAAAGCCAATAGACAGGATGTCTATCGGGTTTGGTGTACGGCGGTTTCTACCGGAGAAGAAGCTTATTCCGTTGCTATGGTATTAAATAGTATTAAAACCGATCATATTTTTCGTAAGGAAATTGTGGCGAGTGATATTAATAACCAAGTTTTGCAGATTGCTCAGCAAGGTATTTATGCTGAGGAAGTGATCACTGCTATCCCTGCCCAGTTAAGAAAGTCATTTTTATTAAAAGGCCAAGGTGACAATCAAGGCTATGTACGTATCCATGAGGAATTACGTAAACAAATACAGTTTCAGCAGATTAATCTTAAAGACAAATATTGGCCAATAGAAGGTCAGTTTGATGTCATTTTTTGTCGTAATGTGATGATCTATTTTGAAAGTAAAATGCAACAGGAGTTATTAGATCGCTTTTTACCGCTATTAAAAAAAGATGGTCTATTGGTGATTGGTCACTCAGAAAATATTTGCCAACCAAATAGCCATTATCAATTAGTTGAGCGCAGTATTTATCAATTGAAAAATCAGAAGATACAGCGATGGAAAAAATAA
- a CDS encoding chemotaxis response regulator protein-glutamate methylesterase, protein MEKIKVLCVDDSALMRKIMREILDQQPDMEVVGCAADPYIAREMIKQRHPHVLTLDIEMPRMDGLSFLEKIMRLRPMPVIMVSTLTTNGSQATLRALELGAVDFVTKQTLNFKQGVSAYANLLSDKIRVAAKANIIKMRQPAKYPKLNLPLLQVTNDVIAIGASTGGTEAIRHLLQGLPQNMPAIVVAQHMPAGFTRSFAERLNRCCFLQVKEAEQGEKLLAGHVYIAPGNFHLALTKTGRYYQIVLHQQDMVNHHRPSVDNLFFSVAQTAGKRAIGMILTGMGNDGAMGLLAMRQAGAYTFAQNEKSCVVYGMPKVALHLNAVDEVGDINDLGRLLLDKLEQRYAG, encoded by the coding sequence ATGGAAAAAATAAAGGTACTTTGTGTTGATGATTCAGCTTTAATGCGCAAAATTATGCGAGAAATCCTGGATCAGCAGCCAGACATGGAAGTTGTTGGTTGTGCGGCAGACCCCTATATTGCACGGGAAATGATAAAACAGCGACACCCACACGTATTGACACTGGATATTGAGATGCCACGCATGGATGGACTCTCTTTTTTAGAAAAAATCATGCGGTTACGCCCGATGCCAGTGATTATGGTTTCAACCTTAACCACCAATGGTTCTCAGGCAACATTACGTGCTTTGGAGTTAGGTGCGGTAGATTTTGTCACCAAACAAACCTTGAATTTCAAACAAGGCGTATCGGCTTATGCCAACTTATTAAGTGACAAAATTAGAGTGGCAGCAAAAGCAAATATTATAAAAATGCGTCAACCAGCGAAATACCCAAAACTTAATCTGCCCTTACTGCAAGTTACCAATGATGTTATCGCGATTGGTGCCTCAACCGGTGGCACTGAGGCCATTCGGCACTTATTACAAGGTTTACCGCAAAATATGCCGGCAATTGTCGTTGCGCAACATATGCCAGCAGGTTTCACTCGCTCTTTTGCTGAACGTCTTAATCGTTGCTGTTTTTTGCAAGTTAAAGAAGCAGAACAGGGAGAAAAGTTATTAGCGGGACATGTTTATATTGCGCCGGGTAATTTTCATCTAGCTTTAACCAAAACCGGCCGATATTACCAAATAGTCTTGCATCAACAAGATATGGTTAACCATCATCGCCCTTCGGTTGATAATTTATTTTTTTCCGTGGCTCAAACCGCCGGAAAGCGGGCAATTGGCATGATTCTTACTGGAATGGGAAATGATGGAGCTATGGGATTATTAGCAATGCGGCAAGCAGGCGCTTATACCTTCGCACAGAATGAAAAAAGCTGTGTTGTTTACGGTATGCCAAAAGTCGCATTGCATTTAAATGCGGTAGATGAAGTTGGTGATATTAATGATCTTGGTCGATTGTTACTCGATAAATTAGAGCAACGTTATGCAGGGTAA
- the cheY gene encoding chemotaxis response regulator CheY, with product MTNKELMFLIVDDFSTMRRILRNLLKESGFHNVEEAEDGEDALAKMNKHNFDFIITDWNMPNMDGLLLLETIRQQEKWAKLPVLMVTAEAKKENIIAASKAGASGYVVKPFTAAILEQKIEQIIQKMA from the coding sequence ATGACAAATAAAGAATTAATGTTTCTGATCGTAGATGATTTCTCAACGATGAGAAGAATATTACGTAATTTATTGAAAGAATCAGGGTTTCATAATGTCGAAGAGGCTGAAGATGGTGAAGATGCTTTGGCTAAAATGAATAAGCATAATTTTGATTTTATTATTACAGACTGGAATATGCCAAATATGGATGGCTTATTATTACTTGAAACGATCCGCCAACAGGAAAAGTGGGCAAAGCTACCGGTTTTAATGGTTACCGCGGAAGCCAAAAAGGAAAACATTATTGCTGCATCAAAAGCCGGTGCCAGTGGTTATGTGGTGAAACCTTTTACCGCTGCTATTCTTGAGCAGAAAATTGAACAGATTATTCAAAAAATGGCATAA
- a CDS encoding protein phosphatase CheZ: MVNRQDEKPESHHDKLEIINRLGRLTRIIHEGLRELGLDKNISRAVEVIPDTQQRLDYIAQMTFQAAEKTLNSLDQIKPKQEWLIQQAEQLTQRWDKWAQLSIELTETKSLVGDTRQYLAQSPQVNSQINAQLLAIMMAQDFQDLTGQVIKKLSLIIQEIEQQLVSVLLENMTPDIANSLSSINRSNELLNGPQLTTDRKENYCQQTQVDELLTSLGL, encoded by the coding sequence ATGGTCAACAGGCAAGATGAAAAACCAGAATCTCATCACGATAAATTAGAAATCATTAACCGTCTTGGACGGTTGACTCGCATTATTCATGAAGGGTTACGTGAGTTAGGTTTAGACAAAAATATATCCAGAGCGGTAGAAGTGATACCGGATACTCAACAGCGCCTAGATTATATCGCCCAGATGACTTTTCAAGCGGCAGAAAAAACCCTTAATAGTCTTGATCAAATCAAACCTAAGCAGGAGTGGTTAATTCAACAAGCGGAACAGTTAACACAACGCTGGGATAAATGGGCGCAATTATCGATTGAATTAACGGAAACTAAATCGTTGGTGGGGGATACACGACAGTATCTGGCTCAGTCACCGCAAGTCAATAGTCAAATCAATGCGCAATTATTGGCTATTATGATGGCGCAAGATTTTCAAGATTTAACCGGACAAGTGATTAAAAAGCTCTCTTTAATAATACAGGAAATTGAACAGCAACTTGTGTCTGTTTTATTAGAAAATATGACGCCAGATATTGCCAATTCCTTATCCTCGATAAATCGTTCGAATGAATTACTAAATGGACCACAACTTACGACAGATCGGAAAGAAAATTACTGTCAGCAAACACAAGTAGATGAGTTACTGACAAGCTTGGGATTATAA
- a CDS encoding DUF5339 domain-containing protein yields the protein MRKLLLICSMGLLAFIITACSEEEKKIDYIGATDTCKTYFSEVDSLVTKASENPQTKAQLDSIKNQLEDGKKQIVALPKDQQDKACQQGIEAMRQIKQSLNMK from the coding sequence ATGAGAAAATTACTATTAATTTGTAGCATGGGTTTATTAGCATTTATTATCACTGCTTGTTCAGAAGAAGAGAAAAAAATTGACTATATCGGTGCAACTGATACCTGTAAAACTTATTTCTCTGAAGTAGATTCCTTAGTTACTAAGGCATCTGAAAACCCACAAACTAAGGCTCAACTTGATTCAATAAAAAATCAGCTTGAAGATGGTAAAAAACAGATCGTTGCCCTGCCTAAAGATCAGCAAGATAAAGCTTGCCAACAAGGCATTGAAGCAATGCGGCAGATAAAACAGTCGTTAAATATGAAGTAA